The following proteins come from a genomic window of Halobaculum sp. MBLA0147:
- a CDS encoding RNA-guided endonuclease InsQ/TnpB family protein — MEVRRTVPVTLDVDSPDAALLEETIDQFLWAAQYVTDHAFQGEYVTTSKTTLNDETYDDVREATDLHSNHVQSSRNKAAEACNGVVKRWKQGKKASKPHFTSPHLVYESRTATFHDDYVSLATVDGRIEADYVLPENSENTPHQKYLFNDDYEITSAELHRKHGEWQLHICCTADVEIDTSTQATTENGTVLGVDLGVNQLAVTSTGRFWSGDEFDHWRREYEKRRGDLQEHGTRWAHENIQSVGRKEEGRFTQTLHRISNELVAEARETGCTVIAFEELTDIRERTGASWGHKWAFDRLYEYVEYKAEAYGLCVEQVNPKNTSRRCSECGFTHPDNRDGTDFECLKCEYQNDADYNAAKNIGLRYLRGTQTESDGGAPVGVRLNSGTLNVNGEYESPADVSARTGVHAESPPL, encoded by the coding sequence ATGGAAGTGCGCCGAACTGTCCCAGTCACGCTTGATGTGGACAGTCCCGACGCTGCACTTCTCGAAGAGACCATCGACCAGTTCCTCTGGGCAGCGCAGTACGTCACCGACCACGCCTTCCAAGGCGAGTACGTCACCACCAGCAAGACCACGCTCAATGACGAGACATACGACGATGTCCGTGAGGCTACTGACCTCCACTCGAATCACGTCCAGTCATCCCGCAACAAAGCTGCTGAAGCGTGCAACGGCGTTGTCAAACGCTGGAAACAGGGCAAGAAGGCCTCGAAACCACATTTCACTAGCCCCCACCTCGTGTACGAGTCTCGAACAGCCACGTTCCACGACGACTACGTGAGTCTCGCTACCGTCGACGGGCGAATCGAAGCCGACTACGTACTCCCCGAGAACTCGGAGAACACGCCCCATCAGAAGTACCTCTTCAACGACGACTACGAGATTACCAGCGCGGAACTCCACCGAAAGCACGGTGAGTGGCAACTTCACATCTGTTGCACAGCAGACGTGGAGATCGACACGTCGACCCAGGCAACCACCGAGAACGGAACGGTTCTCGGGGTTGACCTCGGCGTGAACCAGCTTGCCGTCACCAGTACGGGCCGGTTCTGGAGTGGTGACGAGTTCGACCACTGGCGACGAGAATACGAGAAACGCCGGGGTGACCTGCAAGAACACGGGACGCGGTGGGCACACGAGAACATCCAGTCAGTCGGACGGAAAGAGGAGGGACGATTCACACAGACCCTCCATCGTATCAGCAACGAACTGGTCGCAGAGGCTCGTGAGACCGGGTGTACGGTGATTGCCTTCGAGGAGTTGACCGACATCCGTGAACGGACTGGTGCCTCGTGGGGCCACAAGTGGGCGTTCGACCGCCTATACGAGTACGTCGAGTACAAGGCCGAGGCGTACGGATTGTGTGTCGAACAGGTGAACCCGAAGAACACGTCACGGCGCTGTTCTGAGTGTGGGTTCACACACCCCGACAACCGGGACGGAACGGACTTCGAGTGTCTCAAGTGCGAGTATCAGAACGACGCTGACTACAACGCAGCAAAAAACATCGGTTTGCGGTATCTCCGTGGCACTCAAACTGAGAGCGACGGAGGCGCACCCGTAGGCGTGCGCTTGAACAGCGGGACGCTGAACGTGAACGGTGAGTATGAATCACCTGCCGACGTGTCAGCCAGAACGGGAGTCCACGCTGAAAGCCCACCCCTTTAG
- a CDS encoding ATP-binding protein yields the protein MTVVDPWFSALLLYVVALGGSIAVATGGAVWVYRRGGEAARELTTFLAVVAVWATLQLAEVVGGGETAYVTSYGIEVTRAVMAVAWFYFTLTYAGYRDLLANWSVRTLVGAGFLFTVVVTGFPPVASEVAFRTVRVLEDPIVVVALRGAGPIHLLAQLIGYGFVGTGTLALGARLFRSEAVGRWRAGLFVASAAAVVLSDPAGMDAISPTPGIDTSVVGTTAVAAAFLVVVYGTDTGQFVATARAAVFDEIDDAVLVVSDDHSLVDYNETAAARLPGRFELGESVLETLPPGITTDDHVRTLTPGRTTTTVTRGGAATRGDDESLADDDGEPLAGDDDGEPPASGGGGEPPARGDGGEAVAPDDGGGGSGSVDRAGERHFEVTVSPLTGTGSGEGAALVFRDVTERVADRRRLREQRNTLELLNRTVAHDVRNDLQVVVSRADVLDHQLTETLSEATNEADPRAGDEADTAGGGDSEGDDPEAPVETPRSVLDEAVTHADELRSAARNAVDLTESAREIARATLESDGARVPVPVDRTVTESVQRARATYRDATFRIAEPVPEVEVLAGEMLDAVLRNLLSNAVSHNDRAEPTVEVSVTVEGASVRLRVADDGPGVSAADRDRVFDEGETALDSDGSGLGLYLVQTLVDGYDGRVWVEDNEPRGAVFVVELERAGGAAPVDTDHGGATDDWDAGPEMTGERVDDDPGGETRVDDDTDDPFGGVVDHEE from the coding sequence GTGACCGTCGTCGACCCGTGGTTCTCCGCGTTGCTGTTGTACGTCGTCGCGCTCGGGGGGAGCATCGCGGTCGCGACCGGTGGAGCGGTGTGGGTGTACCGGCGCGGCGGGGAGGCGGCACGGGAGTTGACGACGTTCCTCGCCGTGGTCGCGGTGTGGGCGACGCTCCAGTTGGCCGAGGTGGTCGGCGGTGGCGAGACCGCGTACGTCACCTCCTACGGGATCGAGGTGACGCGGGCGGTGATGGCGGTAGCGTGGTTCTACTTCACCCTGACGTACGCGGGCTACCGCGACTTGCTCGCGAACTGGTCCGTCAGGACTCTCGTCGGGGCCGGGTTCCTGTTCACGGTCGTCGTGACCGGGTTCCCACCGGTGGCGAGCGAGGTGGCGTTTCGGACCGTTCGCGTGCTCGAGGACCCGATCGTCGTCGTCGCGCTGCGTGGTGCCGGGCCGATCCACCTCCTCGCACAGTTGATCGGCTACGGCTTCGTCGGGACCGGGACACTCGCGTTGGGGGCACGGCTGTTCCGGTCGGAGGCGGTCGGGCGGTGGCGGGCGGGGCTGTTCGTCGCCTCCGCGGCGGCCGTCGTGCTCTCGGACCCCGCCGGGATGGACGCGATCTCGCCGACACCGGGGATCGACACCTCCGTCGTCGGCACCACGGCCGTCGCGGCGGCGTTTCTCGTCGTCGTCTACGGGACGGACACGGGCCAGTTCGTCGCGACCGCCCGCGCGGCGGTGTTCGACGAGATCGACGACGCGGTTCTCGTGGTGAGTGACGACCACAGTCTCGTCGACTACAACGAGACGGCGGCCGCACGGCTCCCGGGGCGGTTCGAACTCGGCGAGTCGGTCTTGGAGACGCTGCCGCCGGGGATCACGACGGACGATCACGTCCGAACGCTCACACCCGGACGGACGACCACGACGGTGACACGGGGTGGGGCGGCCACCCGGGGCGACGACGAGTCGCTCGCGGATGACGACGGCGAACCACTCGCGGGCGACGACGACGGCGAACCACCCGCTAGTGGCGGAGGTGGTGAGCCCCCCGCCCGTGGTGACGGCGGCGAGGCGGTCGCACCCGACGACGGTGGTGGCGGCTCAGGGAGCGTCGATCGCGCCGGCGAGCGACACTTCGAGGTGACGGTGTCGCCGTTGACCGGGACCGGCTCCGGCGAGGGGGCCGCGCTGGTGTTCCGAGACGTGACCGAGCGTGTCGCCGACCGGCGTCGGCTCCGCGAGCAGCGGAACACGCTGGAACTGCTCAACCGGACGGTCGCTCACGACGTGCGCAACGACCTCCAGGTGGTGGTCTCTCGTGCAGACGTGCTCGACCACCAGTTGACCGAGACGCTGTCGGAGGCCACGAACGAGGCTGACCCCCGAGCCGGTGACGAAGCCGACACTGCGGGAGGAGGAGACAGCGAGGGAGACGACCCGGAGGCGCCGGTGGAGACGCCACGGTCGGTCCTCGACGAGGCGGTCACCCACGCGGACGAACTGCGGTCGGCGGCGCGTAACGCGGTCGACCTCACGGAGTCGGCCCGCGAGATCGCCCGAGCGACACTGGAGTCGGACGGCGCCCGCGTCCCGGTGCCGGTCGACCGCACGGTGACCGAGAGCGTCCAGCGCGCTCGCGCCACGTACCGCGACGCCACGTTCCGGATCGCGGAGCCGGTCCCCGAGGTCGAGGTGTTGGCGGGGGAGATGCTGGACGCCGTCCTCCGGAACCTGCTGTCGAACGCGGTGTCACACAACGACCGTGCGGAGCCGACGGTGGAAGTGTCCGTGACGGTCGAGGGGGCTTCGGTCCGCCTGCGCGTCGCGGACGACGGGCCTGGGGTCTCGGCGGCGGACCGCGACCGGGTGTTCGACGAGGGGGAGACGGCGCTGGACAGCGACGGAAGCGGGCTCGGGCTGTACCTCGTCCAGACGCTCGTCGACGGCTACGACGGGCGCGTCTGGGTCGAGGACAACGAGCCACGCGGCGCCGTGTTCGTCGTCGAACTGGAGCGGGCGGGCGGGGCGGCGCCGGTCGACACCGATCACGGTGGCGCGACCGACGACTGGGACGCGGGCCCCGAGATGACCGGCGAGCGAGTGGACGACGATCCGGGCGGGGAGACTCGTGTGGACGACGACACCGACGACCCGTTCGGTGGTGTCGTCGACCACGAGGAGTGA
- a CDS encoding alcohol dehydrogenase catalytic domain-containing protein: MRAVVVSEPEPDGDTAATTPADRLELVERERPTPGIEEVLIDVAACGICGGDTAAVADGAATTYPRVPGHEVVGRVVATGERVTAVESGDRVAVGWHAGHCGRCDPCRRGDHTNCPEQRVTAIHRDGGYAEYTTAHRDALARVPDGLAATDAAALVCAGTTAFNALRHGPARPGDTVAVQGIGGVGHLAVQTAAHAGFETVALSRGTDKREAAFEFGADHYVDTTDDDPASRLRELGGADVLLGTAPSRSAIAAVVDGLAPNGQLLLVAPPDGPVPVDVGRLVAGRASVRGWSSGTPVDAEDTFALGVEGALDPVVEQFPLADAAAAYRRTAENRTRFRAVLEP, translated from the coding sequence GTGCGCGCCGTCGTCGTGAGCGAGCCCGAGCCGGACGGCGACACCGCGGCGACGACCCCCGCCGATCGCCTCGAACTCGTCGAGCGCGAGCGACCGACACCCGGGATCGAGGAGGTGCTGATCGACGTCGCCGCCTGCGGCATCTGTGGCGGCGATACGGCGGCGGTGGCGGACGGCGCAGCGACGACGTACCCGCGCGTCCCCGGCCACGAAGTGGTCGGTCGCGTCGTGGCGACCGGCGAGCGCGTCACGGCCGTCGAGTCGGGCGACCGGGTCGCGGTGGGCTGGCACGCGGGCCACTGCGGTCGGTGTGACCCCTGTCGGCGCGGCGACCACACGAACTGTCCGGAGCAGCGCGTGACCGCGATCCACCGTGACGGCGGCTACGCCGAGTACACGACGGCGCACCGCGACGCGCTGGCACGCGTCCCCGACGGACTCGCGGCGACGGACGCCGCGGCGCTCGTCTGTGCGGGGACGACGGCGTTCAACGCGCTCCGGCACGGTCCAGCGCGGCCGGGCGACACCGTCGCCGTCCAGGGGATCGGCGGCGTCGGCCACCTCGCCGTCCAGACCGCCGCACACGCCGGGTTCGAGACCGTCGCCCTCTCGCGGGGGACCGACAAGCGCGAGGCGGCGTTCGAGTTCGGTGCGGACCACTACGTCGACACGACGGACGACGACCCCGCGAGTCGACTGCGGGAACTGGGTGGCGCGGACGTGCTCCTCGGCACTGCGCCCTCACGCAGTGCGATCGCCGCCGTCGTCGACGGCCTGGCACCGAACGGCCAACTTCTCCTCGTCGCGCCGCCGGACGGCCCGGTCCCGGTCGACGTGGGGCGGTTGGTGGCCGGACGCGCCTCCGTCCGCGGGTGGTCCTCGGGGACACCGGTCGACGCCGAGGACACCTTCGCGCTGGGTGTCGAGGGTGCGCTCGATCCCGTCGTCGAACAGTTCCCGTTGGCGGACGCCGCGGCGGCGTACCGGCGGACGGCAGAGAATCGGACGCGGTTCAGAGCCGTCCTCGAGCCCTGA
- the aceB gene encoding malate synthase AceB — protein MTVTDRHYDREFVRTFFTSPTAVEGEEDSARLLESAARLRGMEAPDVWVPDNEDATAPSMREEGVENIVRVVGEHGDEFPGEIHPRVVWHRDDPGTRHTGFEHMRAIADPDEGAGEQVDGFVIPEVGDLDDWKKADEFLTIVESEHGLPEGSLSMSVIVESAAAEIGLNRLREEMGKPSNNLERLFLLVDGEVDYTKDMRAMTPTGALPEWETLRHNTSRGASAAGLIAVDGPYDDIRDVAGYRERMEANRALGMTGIWSLTPGQVEVANRAPLPPASGHWLLEVGDESVELTTDDSGTLVYEGDDADLEQTAADTYRLTIDGRTEEVDADELHERLVDRTSYVPGLDDIVDSMEEFEAAKEAGKGAIAMTRDATLQLGDTAVDVSRDRMWDEATYQAAQTPILVFQDVYEHRPDQHDELAETYGADVVERATQVGN, from the coding sequence ATGACGGTCACCGACCGCCACTACGACCGCGAGTTCGTGCGGACGTTCTTCACCTCGCCGACGGCCGTCGAGGGCGAGGAGGACTCGGCACGACTGCTGGAGAGCGCCGCCCGACTGCGCGGGATGGAGGCCCCGGACGTGTGGGTGCCGGACAACGAGGACGCCACCGCGCCGTCGATGCGCGAGGAGGGTGTCGAGAATATCGTCCGCGTCGTCGGCGAGCACGGCGACGAGTTCCCCGGCGAGATCCACCCGCGTGTCGTCTGGCACCGCGACGACCCGGGGACGCGCCACACCGGGTTCGAGCACATGCGCGCCATCGCCGACCCCGACGAGGGTGCCGGCGAGCAGGTCGACGGGTTCGTGATCCCCGAGGTGGGCGACCTGGACGACTGGAAGAAGGCCGACGAGTTCCTCACCATCGTCGAGTCCGAGCACGGCCTCCCGGAGGGAAGTCTCTCGATGTCGGTGATCGTCGAGAGCGCGGCCGCCGAGATCGGACTCAACCGGCTCCGCGAAGAGATGGGGAAGCCGTCGAACAACCTCGAACGGCTGTTCCTGCTGGTCGACGGGGAGGTCGACTACACGAAGGACATGCGGGCGATGACGCCGACCGGTGCGCTCCCGGAGTGGGAGACGCTGCGACACAACACCTCTCGCGGTGCGAGCGCAGCGGGGCTGATCGCCGTCGACGGCCCGTACGACGACATCCGCGACGTGGCGGGCTACCGCGAGCGGATGGAGGCGAATCGCGCACTCGGGATGACGGGCATCTGGTCGCTCACGCCGGGCCAGGTGGAGGTGGCGAACCGCGCCCCGCTCCCGCCGGCGTCCGGCCACTGGCTGCTGGAGGTGGGCGACGAGAGCGTCGAGTTGACGACCGACGACTCCGGGACGCTGGTGTACGAGGGTGACGACGCCGACTTGGAGCAGACCGCTGCGGACACTTACCGGCTCACGATCGACGGCCGCACGGAGGAGGTGGACGCCGACGAACTCCACGAGCGGCTGGTCGACCGCACCTCGTACGTCCCCGGACTCGACGACATCGTCGACTCGATGGAGGAGTTCGAGGCCGCCAAGGAGGCGGGGAAGGGTGCCATCGCGATGACGCGGGACGCGACGCTGCAACTCGGGGACACTGCCGTCGACGTGAGTCGGGACCGGATGTGGGACGAGGCGACGTACCAGGCCGCACAGACGCCGATCCTCGTGTTCCAGGACGTGTACGAGCACCGCCCGGACCAACACGACGAGTTGGCGGAGACGTACGGCGCCGACGTGGTCGAGCGGGCGACGCAGGTCGGGAACTGA